In one window of Desulfovibrio desulfuricans DNA:
- a CDS encoding fumarate reductase, translated as MALSRSPVDDRTRLDFWQAASGAVLALFVCVHLVLEGTVVLSPALTNGIAWLLEVTMLAQVAAPVIMLLILFHFYIAARKMPFRANELGVFVQHSKGLKEVDTWLWLVQVFTAIVILAGAFYHIYSVMTDLPINVAGSAKRLHSGWLAFYVFFLPCVILHTGIGVYRLAVKFGVCVKATRPAWRKWTWIVMGCYLLLGAAALTRVWFLG; from the coding sequence ATGGCCTTGAGCAGATCCCCTGTCGATGACCGAACCCGCCTTGATTTCTGGCAAGCGGCTTCTGGCGCTGTACTGGCGCTGTTTGTATGTGTGCATCTTGTGCTGGAAGGAACAGTCGTCCTCAGCCCCGCACTGACCAACGGCATTGCATGGTTGCTTGAAGTCACCATGCTCGCGCAGGTGGCGGCCCCCGTTATCATGCTGCTGATCCTGTTCCACTTTTACATTGCGGCCCGCAAAATGCCCTTCCGCGCCAATGAACTTGGCGTGTTTGTGCAACACAGCAAGGGCCTCAAGGAAGTGGATACGTGGCTGTGGCTGGTGCAGGTTTTTACGGCCATCGTTATTCTGGCTGGCGCTTTCTACCACATTTACAGCGTCATGACAGACCTGCCCATCAATGTGGCGGGCAGCGCCAAGCGCCTGCACTCGGGCTGGCTGGCCTTCTACGTGTTCTTTCTGCCTTGCGTCATTCTGCATACGGGCATTGGCGTGTACCGCCTGGCCGTCAAGTTCGGCGTGTGCGTCAAGGCCACGCGCCCGGCGTGGCGCAAGTGGACCTGGATTGTCATGGGCTGTTATCTTCTGCTCGGCGCGGCGGCTCTGACCCGCGTGTGGTTCTTGGGATAG
- a CDS encoding fumarate reductase iron-sulfur subunit, with protein sequence MGRNLTFEIFRYNPLDPLSHPHMQTFQLEEHNSMTLFIALNMIRETQDASLQFDFCCRAGICGSCGMVINGRPGLACHTQTSDLPSHITLHPLPVFKLLGDLSVDTGTWFRNVGAKIESWIHTTKEFDPKAQEERMDNELATQIFELDRCIECGCCVAACGTARMREDFIGATAINRMARFYIDPRDNRTPADYYELIGDDSGVFGCMGLLACDNVCPKQLPLQDQLGIMRRMVTMESVRGILPEFIRNKLQGCGCGCSK encoded by the coding sequence ATGGGACGCAATCTGACGTTTGAAATATTCCGTTACAATCCGCTGGATCCGCTCTCGCATCCCCATATGCAGACATTCCAGCTTGAAGAACATAACAGCATGACGCTGTTTATCGCGCTGAACATGATCCGCGAAACGCAGGACGCCTCCTTGCAGTTTGACTTTTGCTGCCGCGCTGGCATCTGCGGTTCGTGCGGCATGGTCATCAACGGGCGGCCCGGTCTGGCCTGCCACACGCAGACAAGCGACCTGCCAAGCCACATCACCCTGCATCCCCTGCCGGTGTTCAAGCTTTTGGGCGACCTCTCGGTGGATACGGGCACATGGTTTCGCAATGTGGGAGCCAAGATCGAATCGTGGATACACACCACCAAGGAGTTTGACCCCAAGGCGCAGGAAGAGCGCATGGACAACGAACTGGCTACCCAGATATTCGAGCTTGACCGCTGCATTGAATGCGGCTGCTGCGTGGCGGCCTGCGGCACGGCCCGCATGCGCGAAGACTTTATCGGCGCAACGGCAATCAACCGCATGGCGCGCTTCTACATTGACCCGCGCGACAACCGCACACCTGCGGACTATTATGAACTGATCGGCGATGATAGCGGCGTATTCGGCTGCATGGGGCTACTGGCCTGCGACAACGTCTGCCCCAAGCAACTGCCGCTTCAGGATCAACTGGGCATCATGCGCCGCATGGTGACAATGGAATCTGTGCGCGGTATTTTGCCTGAATTTATACGCAACAAATTGCAGGGCTGTGGATGCGGCTGTTCCAAATAA
- a CDS encoding Fe-S-containing hydro-lyase, with product MSENQMKRIRAPFDEATARSLRAGDRVLISGTILAARDAAHKRLVETLDKGEPLPVDLKGAVVYYVGPSPAKPGEVIGAAGPTTSGRMDAYTPRLLDQGLKGMIGKGYRKPEVVEAMKKHGVPYLAAVGGAGALIARSIKKYTVLAYEDLGPEAVAAMEVEDFPAIVVIDSTGDNYYETGQAPYRRS from the coding sequence ATGTCGGAAAACCAGATGAAAAGAATACGCGCTCCTTTTGACGAAGCCACTGCGCGTTCACTGCGCGCTGGCGACCGGGTGCTGATTTCGGGCACCATTCTTGCCGCGCGGGATGCGGCCCACAAACGCCTGGTGGAAACACTGGACAAGGGCGAACCCCTGCCCGTGGATCTGAAGGGCGCGGTGGTCTATTACGTGGGGCCAAGCCCGGCCAAACCCGGCGAAGTGATCGGCGCTGCCGGGCCAACCACCTCGGGGCGCATGGATGCCTATACCCCACGGCTGCTTGATCAGGGCCTCAAAGGCATGATCGGCAAGGGCTACCGCAAGCCTGAAGTGGTGGAAGCCATGAAAAAGCATGGAGTGCCGTATCTTGCCGCCGTGGGCGGGGCAGGCGCCCTGATCGCCCGCAGCATTAAAAAATATACGGTGCTGGCCTACGAAGACCTTGGGCCCGAAGCAGTGGCCGCCATGGAAGTGGAGGATTTTCCCGCCATTGTGGTCATCGACAGCACGGGCGACAACTACTACGAAACAGGGCAGGCCCCGTACAGACGATCCTGA
- a CDS encoding fumarate reductase flavoprotein subunit, whose product MRVFESDVLCIGAGLAGERVAVEAAQAGFSVICLSLVPPKRSHSSAAMGGMQAALGNSIMGEGDCPEVHFNDTVKGSDWGCDQEVARLFAETGPIAMREMAWMGVPWSRVVPGEHTYYKGGKPFQATEKKENEGLIHSRAFGGTAKWRTCYTSDGTGHAVLFTLDNRLLQLGVDVHDRMQAEALIHDGQRCMGCVARDLRTGELVGYFAKATLIATGGYGRIYRATTNAIICDGGGQITALETGVVPLGNMEAVQFHPTGTVPTDILVTEGCRGDGGTLLDVNEYRFMPDYEPEKAELASRDVVSRRMTEHMRKGLGVQSPYGEHLWLDIRHLGEKHITTNLREVYDISTHFLGVNPIHQLIPVRPTHHYSMGGVRINKDGHAYGLEGLFSAGEAACWDMHGFNRLGGNSLAETIVSGRIVGAKLVEFLKGYETVFSTQAMTDAATKVKGRIAALLRGTGDDCYTLRNAMQDIMMEHVGIFRNGKDLEAGVAKLQELLERTKNMRLASGNIPGPNAELSMALRVPGMLKLALCTAYGALMRTESRGAHAREDYPERNDKEWLNRTLAYWKEGDTLPTLKYEPATPFYILPPGDRGYGGGKIITADISPEKIVPYAQQG is encoded by the coding sequence ATGCGAGTTTTTGAAAGCGATGTTCTTTGCATAGGCGCCGGCCTGGCCGGGGAACGCGTTGCCGTGGAAGCGGCGCAGGCGGGTTTCAGCGTTATCTGTCTTTCACTGGTGCCGCCCAAGCGGTCGCACTCATCAGCCGCCATGGGCGGCATGCAGGCGGCGCTGGGCAACTCCATCATGGGCGAGGGCGACTGCCCCGAGGTGCACTTCAACGATACAGTCAAAGGCTCCGACTGGGGCTGCGACCAGGAAGTGGCCCGCCTGTTTGCCGAGACAGGCCCCATCGCCATGCGCGAAATGGCCTGGATGGGCGTTCCCTGGAGCCGCGTTGTGCCCGGTGAACACACCTACTACAAGGGCGGCAAGCCCTTTCAGGCAACGGAAAAAAAGGAAAACGAGGGGCTGATCCACTCCCGCGCCTTTGGCGGCACTGCCAAATGGCGCACCTGTTATACATCTGACGGCACAGGCCACGCCGTGCTGTTCACCCTTGATAACCGCCTGCTGCAACTGGGCGTTGACGTACATGACCGCATGCAGGCCGAGGCCCTGATTCACGATGGACAGCGCTGCATGGGCTGCGTTGCCCGAGATCTGCGCACCGGCGAACTGGTGGGCTATTTCGCCAAGGCAACCCTTATCGCCACGGGCGGTTATGGCCGTATTTACCGGGCCACCACCAATGCCATCATCTGCGACGGCGGCGGCCAGATCACGGCCCTTGAAACGGGCGTTGTGCCTCTGGGCAATATGGAAGCCGTGCAGTTTCACCCCACAGGCACCGTGCCCACGGACATTCTGGTCACAGAAGGCTGCCGCGGCGACGGCGGCACCCTGCTGGACGTGAACGAATACCGCTTTATGCCCGATTACGAGCCGGAAAAGGCGGAGCTTGCCTCGCGCGACGTCGTGTCGCGCCGCATGACCGAGCACATGCGCAAGGGCCTTGGCGTACAAAGCCCCTATGGCGAGCACTTGTGGCTGGATATTCGCCATCTGGGCGAAAAACATATCACCACAAACCTGCGCGAAGTGTACGACATCTCAACGCACTTCCTGGGCGTAAACCCCATCCACCAGCTTATACCTGTGCGGCCCACCCACCACTACAGCATGGGCGGCGTACGCATCAACAAGGACGGCCACGCCTACGGCCTTGAAGGGCTTTTCTCCGCTGGCGAAGCAGCCTGCTGGGATATGCACGGCTTCAACCGCCTTGGCGGCAACTCGCTGGCCGAGACCATTGTTTCTGGCCGCATTGTTGGCGCAAAACTGGTGGAATTCCTCAAAGGTTACGAAACAGTGTTCTCAACCCAGGCCATGACGGACGCCGCCACCAAGGTCAAGGGGCGCATCGCTGCCCTGCTGCGCGGTACCGGCGACGACTGCTACACCCTGCGCAACGCCATGCAGGACATCATGATGGAACATGTGGGTATTTTCCGTAACGGCAAGGATCTGGAAGCAGGCGTTGCCAAGTTGCAGGAACTGCTGGAGCGCACCAAGAACATGCGGCTTGCCAGCGGCAACATCCCCGGCCCCAATGCCGAGCTTTCCATGGCCCTGCGCGTACCGGGCATGCTCAAGCTGGCCCTGTGCACGGCCTACGGCGCGCTGATGCGCACAGAAAGCCGTGGCGCGCACGCCCGCGAGGATTACCCCGAGCGCAACGACAAGGAATGGCTCAACCGTACCCTGGCCTACTGGAAGGAAGGCGACACCCTGCCCACCCTCAAGTACGAACCGGCAACGCCGTTCTATATTCTGCCCCCCGGCGACCGTGGATACGGCGGCGGCAAGATCATAACCGCCGACATCAGCCCGGAAAAAATTGTACCGTACGCACAACAGGGGTAA
- a CDS encoding sensor domain-containing diguanylate cyclase yields the protein MHKNYAFRTNFIICLIIVIGFSVTSVIGYRSNVDTLKKEAESVTRLASEGMMYQIDAIFAQSIHISLTMAHDSFLINFLSQERENLKNPAYTLNIREYLAAYRKKYNYDSVFLVSMQTDRYYNFSGVDRIVDHSNPENKWVREFIASNQEFSLNIDNDKAAHDTITVFVNCAVKNKNNETVGIVGVGFTVNTIQAMLIKYEQQFAVKSYLVNADGAIQISSSAQGRPAADIYTAQTFAAVKNTLKKNSTEISDTWYSGHGTDGYAVTRYLPAPDLFLITDKNTSEIIRQIRTKYYTGAIVVGFTMIIVIFIVTAIIRRYKNKIISLTIAEELKYHAILQNATSHIYESIVEFDITNDVACGEGTKKFMQQLGLKPNTSYSTMLQTIVAKHILPEHVNLYLQTFSPESIRTALQEQRNKLSCDFQCMQGNGQYIWFRETGYILRWAENDSIHIVICRQNIDHDKRQELSLQDMAQKDGLTGLYNKMTTEALIDRRLAEHQCDAGALAMIMLDIDNFKELNDSLGHVAGDRIIQEFAQSLRAAFAPGDLVGRIGGDEFIVLTCQQSSAALTTKLEELCKCIRHTTYGGEGQHHIAASMGVALFPLHGKNFSELYASADTALYRAKQKGKDTYTFFETAPLV from the coding sequence ATGCACAAGAACTATGCCTTCCGAACCAATTTCATAATCTGCCTGATTATTGTTATCGGCTTTTCCGTCACTTCTGTAATAGGCTACCGTTCCAATGTGGACACCCTGAAAAAAGAAGCGGAAAGCGTGACACGCCTGGCCTCAGAAGGCATGATGTATCAGATTGACGCCATTTTTGCCCAATCCATACATATTTCGCTGACAATGGCGCACGACAGTTTTTTGATCAATTTTCTCTCGCAGGAAAGGGAAAACCTGAAAAACCCGGCGTACACGCTGAATATCAGGGAATACCTCGCCGCTTACAGAAAAAAATACAATTATGATTCTGTTTTTCTTGTCTCCATGCAGACAGACCGTTACTACAACTTTTCTGGTGTTGACCGCATTGTTGACCATTCTAATCCTGAAAACAAATGGGTACGGGAATTTATTGCAAGCAATCAGGAATTTTCACTCAATATTGATAACGACAAAGCTGCGCACGACACCATTACAGTATTTGTAAACTGTGCTGTTAAAAACAAGAATAACGAAACCGTGGGCATTGTGGGCGTTGGTTTTACTGTAAACACCATACAGGCCATGCTTATCAAGTATGAGCAACAATTTGCGGTTAAATCCTATCTTGTGAACGCCGATGGGGCCATCCAGATATCTTCATCCGCTCAGGGCAGGCCTGCCGCGGATATTTATACCGCGCAAACCTTTGCCGCAGTCAAAAATACCCTGAAAAAGAACAGCACAGAAATTTCAGACACATGGTATTCTGGTCATGGCACCGATGGCTATGCCGTCACGCGCTACCTTCCTGCTCCTGATCTTTTCCTCATTACAGACAAAAACACCTCTGAAATAATCAGACAGATCAGAACAAAATACTACACTGGCGCTATTGTTGTTGGCTTTACAATGATAATTGTCATTTTTATTGTAACAGCAATAATACGTAGATACAAAAATAAGATAATTTCTCTCACTATTGCTGAAGAATTAAAGTATCATGCCATACTTCAAAACGCCACATCGCATATTTACGAAAGCATTGTTGAATTTGACATAACCAATGATGTTGCCTGCGGTGAAGGCACAAAAAAGTTTATGCAGCAGTTGGGCCTCAAGCCAAACACATCATACAGCACCATGCTGCAAACCATTGTGGCAAAGCATATCCTGCCCGAACATGTAAACCTGTACCTGCAAACTTTCAGCCCGGAATCCATACGCACAGCCCTTCAGGAGCAGCGTAACAAGCTAAGTTGCGATTTCCAGTGCATGCAGGGCAACGGCCAGTACATCTGGTTCAGAGAAACCGGCTATATTTTGCGCTGGGCAGAGAATGATTCCATCCACATTGTCATTTGCCGCCAGAACATTGACCACGACAAAAGACAGGAACTCAGCCTCCAGGATATGGCCCAAAAAGACGGCTTAACTGGTCTTTACAACAAGATGACCACAGAAGCGCTAATTGACAGACGCCTGGCGGAACATCAGTGCGACGCTGGCGCCCTGGCCATGATCATGCTTGATATAGATAACTTCAAGGAACTCAACGACTCATTGGGCCATGTTGCGGGCGACAGGATCATTCAGGAGTTTGCCCAGAGTCTGCGGGCGGCCTTTGCACCCGGAGATCTGGTAGGCCGCATCGGCGGCGATGAATTTATTGTTCTTACATGCCAGCAAAGCAGTGCTGCCTTGACCACAAAGCTTGAAGAACTCTGCAAGTGCATCCGCCACACCACGTATGGAGGCGAGGGGCAGCACCACATTGCCGCAAGCATGGGCGTGGCGCTCTTTCCCCTGCATGGCAAAAACTTCAGCGAACTGTATGCAAGTGCAGATACAGCCCTGTACCGCGCCAAGCAGAAGGGCAAGGACACGTATACCTTTTTTGAAACCGCGCCCTTGGTATAG
- a CDS encoding CBS and ACT domain-containing protein: MLILDWMQSKVISIPPTATLLQCRKLFKEHKINRLPVVDANNVVVGLISSSDVRSFAPSKSTGLEIIELLEIMSETKARDVMVVDPVTITYKSTIEQAAKRMIDRHVACLPVVNDEEKLVGIITGWDVFKALLDMSGAEQPGVEVGFVVPYQPGTLRELLDRLKAHGMSIISVLSSASTDGMRQVKIRFKGPDAMSQNVALEQFRDHPGLRYWAREDEFYLKSNVDLG, from the coding sequence ATGCTGATACTCGACTGGATGCAATCCAAGGTAATTTCCATTCCGCCGACCGCAACCCTGCTCCAGTGCCGGAAGCTGTTCAAGGAACACAAAATAAACCGACTCCCTGTGGTTGACGCCAACAATGTTGTGGTTGGGCTCATCTCGTCTTCCGATGTCCGCAGTTTTGCTCCCAGCAAGTCCACGGGGCTCGAAATCATTGAGCTTCTGGAAATCATGAGCGAAACCAAGGCCAGAGATGTCATGGTGGTCGATCCGGTGACCATCACGTATAAAAGCACGATTGAGCAGGCGGCCAAAAGGATGATCGACAGGCACGTTGCCTGCCTGCCCGTGGTGAACGATGAGGAAAAACTGGTGGGCATCATCACGGGCTGGGATGTATTCAAGGCCCTGCTCGACATGAGCGGCGCAGAACAACCCGGCGTTGAGGTGGGCTTTGTAGTTCCCTATCAGCCCGGCACCCTGCGCGAACTGCTCGACAGGCTCAAGGCGCATGGCATGAGCATTATTTCTGTATTGTCGTCGGCTTCAACCGATGGCATGCGTCAGGTCAAGATACGTTTCAAAGGTCCCGATGCCATGTCGCAAAATGTTGCGCTTGAGCAGTTCCGCGACCATCCCGGCCTGCGTTACTGGGCGCGCGAGGACGAATTCTACCTTAAGTCAAACGTGGATCTGGGCTAA